The genome window ccgatatctaaatcccactcaaaactcagaaattcggttggGGAACCTTTCCCCCATTCTCCcaactttctcactcaaattccttaattaaatgaagaaaacaacaatagattaatgaaatatgatcaaaatcaagttaggaatcgttaccccaaatctctctctgaaaatccctcaaagaatcgccaattttcgagctcctaagtccaaaaatagagaaatgaatcaaaccatcaaaattttcttttttctGCCCAGCGAACTCGCTCTTCCGACCTCATCATCGCACCTGCagtaccgcttctgcggctaggaCTCCGCACCTACGAGTTTTCATTAAAGTTCCAgagtccgcacctgcgcgcctaAGTCCGCATCTGCATATGCGCTTTTGCGTCTacatcgtccgcttctgcggaaccttgggtccttctcatctccgcatctgcgactacccttccgcagatgcggctccgctcctCCAACtcactcgtcgcatctgcgaccactgactcCCAGGCCTAAaggcgcacctgcgatcccagcctcGCTTATGCAGGGTCGCACCTGCAGACTtcccaccgcatgtgcgaaaataccAAAACTAGCAAAACTTCAGattatgctcaaatctaaatttcaaCCCGTtgggcatccgaaacacacccgaggcccccgagacctcaaccaaacataccaaccaaatcctaaaacaccatacgaacttagtcgaaaagATCAACTATCATATTAAAACCATGAATGGTAACCACACAAGATTGGTATAAAATTTCAACTATAATAGAACCCCACACTGGCGAGACACAGAAACAGGAATATCAAGAGAATCGCGAGGCATACTCAAGTGtgatgcaaaatatgaggacacATACAAATAAGTGAAACCcagatcaaataataccaaagcatctctatgacagaccgagaTAATACCGAAGCATCTCTATCACCATTTGGAGTTATATGTGGCTCAATTGATGTCGCTCTAGCACGAGCATGAGTAGTTGAATGTGCTACTGCACGTGCACCAGATGGACGCTAGCTCTGCCATTGCCCCGGTCTCTACCCCTGGTAGGGGCCACAACCTATGGCTCTTGATCCTGCTCAGTTGCGGCTGAggtacgcgttctcaccatctatgagaaaataagagagtaAAGATTCAAAATTTAGGATAGAACAAAATTgcatgatagagaaagaaagaaagtgaagtttcctaattgtcccatagcctctcgaagttaAGTATAAAGGTCTCCAtatcgatcctcaagactctactaaacatgctcatgactcgtgagacctatgcaacctagggctctaataccaagttgtcacgactcaaaatcccaccAATGGTCGTAATGGCACATAACACGCCGGCTAGGCGAACCAATCACACAATAATTGAACGAAAGATAGAAATGAAGCAATATATATCACATATGACTGAGATCTATAGCATAAATAAGTCTATAACTGGCAAATATGCAAAAATAGTAATACAACCCCTAAAAACTAGCGTCAACGAGTACATAAGCTCTAAGAATGTCAGAATACAACAGTCCAAAATAAGCACAACACTATCTGAAGCAAACAACAGTCTtaaacatgataagaaggtgATTTCGAGGTTTGCGGATGAACGGACTGCACCACCTCAAGTCTCCTGAGCACAACAATGAACTACTCCTTAGCCCTACTAGTGCCAAcatctggatttgcacaaaaaaatatgcagaggtgtagtatgagtataaccgaccaaatgtactcagtaagtaccaAGAGTAACCTTAGCGAAGTAGTGGCAAGATTGGTCAACTGCACTTACTATCATAACATGAACAGTCCATGAATAAATAcaacacaaaaatctaggaaaaTAACGGATAAGGTGATCAGATACAATTAACAGAGATAATAGCATATTTTCAGATAAAGAATGATAAAAAAAGCTCATACTGGCACACCAAATcagcatataaagatgatatggtTCACAGAGCATTACTATAAATGCCAAGTACGTAAGTCTATAATGTCTTTGCATGAATAAGACTCTGAGCCATCAACTGACACTTCCCATGTGTCCAATAAACATGCGCACACATGGCCCAAGGTACAAAGGGTGATTACCTGACTCCGGAAGGACGGATCCAAATTCATGtgttgcacgaataactcacgtacTCATAATATCACTCTCatgaacaactcatgtgccataatactCATCTTatacggacaactcgcgtgcctcAACCTCAGTCCATACAAGAGTTTTCATATACATAGTACGTGCATAAACGCCATAAATAACGTAAATGATGTATATGGACATAAGAGATTTACATGCAAAGACATGTGCATGTGAACAATATGACTACAGTTAGAACAAGTAGGACATGAAGTCACAATTAGCCATTTATTCTCAACAAGGTATCAAACGCCTAAAACATGGTTTCTATCATAATTAAGGAagctcacgtagtcatacaagaataacaacaagtcataaatagCATGTTATCTAAATTCAAAGCATTAAAGTAGCCGAaaatctaccccgagcatgaatcgcCCATGGTACTCGCATATACGCTAGCCAACATGCATATACGACGCCCCCAATACATAGCAATTAATCAAATAAGGTCAATTTCCTAAGGAAGATTCCCTCAAGCCAAgtctaggcaagatacttacctttggAAGCCAAATCAACCCTCCAAAACCGTCTTTGCTTTAAAAATTATCTCCaaccggctcaaatctaaccaaataatACTCAATAAGGTCAAATAAAATCATAGGACTTGATtttcaaacaataaagcttcaatctttaatcaattcccaaaaatcaacaaaagtcaactcggacCAGATGGTCAAGACCCAAGTCTAGGGGAAGATCATGTTTACTTATAAccctacgagtccaaatatatattttgtttttaaatcCAAGTCCGAATTGATGCTCAAAACCTCAATTTttactctcttaagttgtagCCAAATAGCCCAAATTCACTTGCTCATTatgttttgatgttaaatctagcGATAAATTCATGTATAATACATAGAtttaggttagaatcacttaccccaagctCCTCAAAATGAGCTCCAAAAGTTGCAAAATGGCTCACAAATGCTTTCAGTTAATCTTTTGGTCTAAAAATACCTTTAATGATTTTTTTGAGCTCAAATACACCCCTAAAACTAAATGGATGGATAAATTTGAATCTTTAGAATAGCCACGTGACATTCCCTAATCCTGCCACGTgttttatttataattaaaattaaacgcGCCCATATCTCAAAAAATCCAACCCACTTTGCCTGGTAACCCGCTTCTTTAAACATAAACCTAGGACCCCATGCTTCAGTTTTTTCAGGCCTTGTATTCAGTTCATGTCAATGATATTTTGAAGCAGTTGCTTCAGTTTGCAGCAGTCTTTCTATCAGTTGTTTATTTAAATTGAAGTTCATTTCAATGGTATTGCATTGCAGCAGTTTCTTTAGGCCTTGATATTGTATTGCAGCAGAGACTTCAGGCCTTGGTATTCAGTACATGTGAATGTGCTGATATTTTAACTGCTTCAGTTTTGAAATGGTGTTGTGAGGGTGTTCAAGTGTCTTTGAAATGGTTAAAGTTGTAAGCTTTaggttcttgaaaagttttgagTCCTTAGGCTCTCGTCTTTGTTTAATGGATCCATGTAGTTCCGTCTTCTTACATCTCATTTTGTCATTGTAAATTTCAATTCTGTTGCAAAAGACATGAAAAGAATGGATCCATGTAATTAGTTATCGGGACAAGGTATATTTTAGCTTAATTGTTACTTGTGTTAAGTGAAATTTGAGTCAAAATAGCTGCATTTGGTTATACTCCCACTTGCGTCAAAATTTCACCAGCATCTGCGAATTTACTTATGAAATTCCTTATCTAGTCCATAGTAAATATTGCTCATATCATATTGCTAACAAGGATCGTGGGTTTATGTTTTAAAGAAACAGCCAAACAGGTTACAGGATCAAAGCGGGTTGGGTTTTTAAGATATGGCTGGgtgtaatttttattataaataatacACGTGACAAGCAAGCTTAGGGAATGCCACATGGctattttaaatattcaaatTTATCCATCCATGGTCCGTTAGTTTCGGGGATGTATTTGAGCCCAAAAAACATTGAAGATATTTTTAGACCAAAAAGTTAACGGGGCATTTGTGAGCCATCTTCAATACTTTCCGAACAGGATGTAAACCAGCTTCTCTTCATACGCAAAGCAGCACAAGTAACAACTATCGTCGGGTATACATAACCAACAGTAGAACTTTACGAACTGAAGTATGACACAAATTGTCCAAAATCGCAGAAGCCAGCTCAGCTGCAGTAGAACTTTACCTAACTCAAGTATGAGAGAAAATTGTCCAGCTACAATCCTAGAACCCAGCTCAGGTCCCAGCCTTCCGCCGGCCAACACGAGCAACGAAACCAGCCTTGATGGGAGCAACCGATCTTCCAGATCCACACTACAAAAAGTTGAACAGATATTAAAAGCTTGCAACAAAATGAGCAACAATATCCAAATTTTCTACTACATTTCATAATTCCATCTTTTCTTCCCCTCTCAAATGTAGGAAAGAAGAAAAAAGCAAGGGGGATGATGTTCCAAACAACATAAATAAGAAAGCAATTGTTTTGGTCTTATATTCTCTTTCGAATTATAGAGAAATAAGTACATAAGAATCTTGAGCAAGCCCAAACAAATAAAAATTCATTCATATAGGCACCCAGCACGCAAATCAAAATAAACAAAATGGCATATAATCGGACAATGTAGGCAACTTTCACATTTCATCATAAACATTGTAAGAAGTAGCTAAAAAGACCAACATTTGCCTCTTGGAATCCAAGTGATATGACTCATCCCATCTACCCATGGTTTTTAGAAAATAGAAACTACAAAAGACAGACAATTTGTGTCATGATATCTTATTGGGAGATGTGGGGATGGgggatttgggggggggggggggggcacacAAGTTACAAATCTGTTCATTTTTCTCATGCATTTATGGGTACAAGAGAATAAATCACAAGCTTTCTAGTACAATACCTTCTCACATCTAAGGAAGAAAAGACGGTTCTCCTTTGAAAGAATAGTATCCGGACTTTTACAGCCATTGCAGATGACATACTCATCTGGAAATAAGAGATGCTCAACAAGAGGTTGTAGCAGTTCAATTGAACTTAAAGTGCATAATAAACCACAATTATAGATAGAGCAATGTTTAAGAAAGTTCAGGGAATAAATTGTCCTCCAACAACTGCACACAAATCACAAATGACAACAGGAACTTACTGACATAGCGCCGCAAGATTCCTTCAAAGTTCTTAGGAGCAAATCTTCCCTTGATAACCAATCTTTGCTGTCCATCAAGTGATCCACTTGTTCCCATTTCAGCCAGCAAGAAAGTCATAACATGCTCCGGCTGTCTGTGCATCCTATAGATAGGCATCAATAGCTCAAGAATTTAATGAGGGAAAATACACTAACACATAAATAATGACACCTTCTGCTCCTAGCACATGACATCTAACATGGTTGACACACTACAATAAAATATACGCCATGAGCCAATGCTTTTACTAAACAAActatgtacctacacaaaaaatTGTTAGTTATGTCCTCCAAAGTTCTTATTCTCCATATCGAGTATGATTATGATAAATAGATTGAAAACAAAAAACACTTGTTACTACTTACTAGAGGTATACCAAAAGGTCATATCCCTTCGCGACACTTCCTTTGTGCAAATGATATATGCAATGTTTGATCTAACTTCAACTCTTATGATCCAAGCAGTAGTTTCCCTCTAAAAATATATAGAATACAATATAAAGTCAGGAAGTTAAATGTCAAACGGAAGTTATTGCATATCTTTTGGTAATGTCTTCATAACTTTTGGTAATGTCTTTAATTTTGAACCCATAAGGGTAGGTTTGTTTTTATTGTTAACCCACAAAGGTAGGTTTTAATAACCACCCATACTGACATTCAACTTTTATACAAATCTAGAGCACCATGGGTTGTTTCAAACAAACAAGATCCTACCACGTGCTAGAATTTGCACGAACCCTGCCTAACTAAAGAACATTATAGTTATAGCAAATTGTACAGGTCCAAAAACTACTCTGCATCATAGTTTATTATGCATCCTCGGGAATATAACTGTCAGTACAGGGAAGATGCTAAATCACAGAAATCTTAGTAACTGTTGAAATTACCAACTCCTGTGAAGCCACAGTACCAAATCAACATAACGACCCCTGAAGAAAGAACAAACCAAAAAGAGAAAGGCAAAAGAAACACACACAGACAAAAGAAGACACGATCACCAAGATCAATGATACTGAACATAGAATGTTCAgccaaaatgaaagaaatggCAAAAAGCTACTCAGCCAAAAAATAGAAGGGGAAAAGTGAAGAAAGTTTTGGGAAGAGAAAAAGATCTTACGTCTTGCAAAGATCCATGAAATTCACAAAAACAGTTTTCTTTGTTCCTTCACGAAGAACTTGAGGAGGCCTCATAACTGTCCTACGCCTATCTCCAGCAAGCTCGGGATTATTCTCACGGAGAATGTTGAATACTCGGCCCAAAAGCTGCAGGAACAGAAGTAATCTGTGAAAATCCCTCTAGGTTGCTAAACAGGTATTTAGAGAAGAATACAAGGCAACAACCAAATACCTCCTCGTATTCATAATCTCGATCACTTCCTTCCCAAGGATAATGATGTAGAACAATTCCTTCAGCTTCTTCATCATCTCCAAAATGATCTAGTAGAAGAGAATGGAGTATATCTCAGATGCCATTGAAAAGTTGTAAATTGTCAAATCAAGAAACGTATGACAAAATCTTACCATCCACATCATCAGCCACGTTTTCCTTCTCGTCGCTCAGGAGGTCAGTGTGTGCCTGCAAAAATTCCAAATGGTACCACACTTAATGCAAATGATCAACAATATTACTCCTGTGGTTTTCTATACTCAAGGAATTCCACAAAAACCTTTTGTGGAAGCAATAACGCTCAACTCCAAAGTAACTATTTTTCGTCAATTTCAATATTGAAGAGGGGACAAAAAAACAGAAGAATGCTAGCACAAATCACTTTTACTTGATGAAATAACAAGATATCAGAAAATATTTCCTTTCATTAGTCCCACCTTTTCTAGCTTCAACCACGACTACATATGATAGTCTCTAAGTGTAAACAAAAACTTTTGTTTTCGTGGACACCAGGCCATTATGTGATTTCAAGAGTTCCTTTCAGAAAGTGCCTTAGTGCCATAAAAGTAGGAAGAAGGGTGCAAAATACAACTAAATTTAATTGGTTCCACCTTGGAAAGAGAAAAAACTAAccggtttcttcttcttctttttaccaGAAAATGCAGTCTCAAGTCCCTCAGAAACTGCATAGTAACAGATGAGAAAGACAAATCAAATTCAAGACCTCCCATTTTCTATACTAGCCCTAATTCTTTGAATTGTATATTCTTTGTATGAAAAGAAGAGAGTGGCAAAGGGTTGGCATGGTCACCGTTACATCACCTCTCTTGAGATAGAGGAAAAATTTGGACTAATTAGAAATTCTTGATATCAACGTACCAGATAAACTTTCAGTTTTCTCAGCCAAGCTATCAACCAAGTCATCTGCAGGATCTTGAATTAcaaccttcttctttttcttcttttttgtagGATCAAAAGGAGCAATCTGTAAAAGAATAGTACATACAGAGATGGAAGATAGAGAAATAGTAAGTAATCACAGAGAGAAAAATTTCAGTATGATCTTAGCAAAACATTGAACTTGAACATGGAACATCCTTATCCACCCATCTGCTTATTTATCTATTGTGAGGGGTGAGCGAGAAGGGAGGTATGTGTTTTCTGGGACAAAACATTTGGaggaaaaaaaaagtagaaaatggAATCACTCTCCCACTCCCACACAGCACGCTTCCCTCCTGATCCTAATCATTCAATCAAATTATATCAATTAAACAAAACATTCAAAATTGAAATAATAAGAAATGATGAAAGTGGTACATCAGTCACGGTTTTCAGATTCTATAAGTTTTGTGTCTCTTCCTGGAATGTCATAAACATACAATGAAGAGTTGGATTTACCTAGTATTAAAAAAATTGATTACCTAGTATTTGTTTTGCTTTCCGGTAAAGGTAATTTACACAGCATTCATGTAGCCAAACTAGACTAGGGCATTACTTTATTTTGCTTCATAGTCAGGCACTTCTACAGAAACCAAACACCAACAGATTGAAGCTTGAAAGTCATCGGAAAAAAAAATCAGCTTCTCTATCTCATGAGATTATAATACTTGAAGATGACAGAAAATCGTCAACTGAATATCAAGTCCATAACTAGAGGATATAACACACTCGTGTACTCTGGGAGTAAAGTCTTCTAATACGTTTCTCAAAAGTAAGGAAAAGATAAAAGTTCTTTTATATCTTTAAACAGAAGTATCAACTAAGCCCTACACCTCGAACTCCACACTGGTGGATGTGTATACATCGCAACCCCCCATCAACCATCACCACTTGCCCTTctactactacaacaacaacaacaacaacaacaacaaaaaaacccAGTTTGATCTCATAAATGGGGtcttgggagggtagtgtgtgcgcacaccttacccctacctcataGAGACTTGCCCTTCTACTACGTtatagaaaatttaaaaaattaaaaaaaaaagtttctGCTTCTTCGTATGACCGCAGCAAAAAGAAGCTGTATGTCTGCTCTTTCTGTAACATCCACTATCAGATTATCCTGAGTCTGGCATCACACACCAAACGAAGGCCCAGTCTTCAGTAGTAAATTAGCATTAAGGGTAATATGAATCTTTTTACACAAAAAACTCATATTGGCTGCTATTCAGTCCCGTTACTCACCAAGAATAAAAAAATGCAAATATAAGAAAAGCCATTAGATTTGAAGATGTCCACAACTTGCCACTATAGCTAAAGAAACCAGCAgaaagaaaaacacttttgagtTTTGACAAGATGGGAATTGAGATGAGCCAAGAATAATAACATGACAATGTAATCAAGACAATTATTATGTTATCACAAAAAAAGATAATGCAACTCGAACCTCTAATATAATGTTCTAATAAACCTTAGTGGCATTACTAAGATAGTGAAATACCAAACAGCAAAATAGAAAGAGAGAAATAAACTTACATCAGCAACCTCATCCTGCAACTCCCCCTTCATCTCCTTTTGATATTCTTCTTCAGCCATAATTTCAACTACCATCCAACCAATATTAataacaaaaacaacaataaatcttatttttaaataaaaaaataaaaaagcagCTCCTAAAAAGTACTTTAAGAACAAAATGCAGCTCCTCAAAATAAATCTTACTCCCAATTGGTTACTATCAGCACTTAACACAGAAACCCTAACCGAAGAAATGTATAGGAAGCAACTGTGGACAAAATTTATGGGTGATAAAAGAGGAATAACCTAGAAGACAAAATCAGACGAATGAAAAGCTACCTTCTTCAGTTTTGCTTCTGCCGAAAAAATGGAATGCTATGTCAATTTTTTTGCTGTAGGTATTTGATGCTTAAACACAAACCTCTATTGCCCTGAGTAGTCTGGGCTACTTATTTTTAAGATTTGGACCGAAAGAAAGCCCTTAGTTTAGGCATGATACAAATTAAAAGGTAGCCACTCTTAGGGCTGTTGTTTAAAATATAGTCACGTTTGCAACATAGTTGTAAATAATCACTAACTTAAAAATACAGTAGAAACATGcttttttgaaagtttaagaaacTCAAATCTTGTAGTTCAATTTCCTGAACCTCAAGGAAAACTATCTAACTTGAGGAAAATTGCTTGAACTTTGAGAAAAAGTGCTTAATTATGGCAGTTTGACTTTCAAGAAAATTGTATGCATAAAGTTTGTACTCactattaaaaaataatatttcgtaatcTTGTCTATGAGATTCACTCCTTTTCTTGTTTGGTCAAAAAAGAATAGTAGAACAAATACAACAAGTACCTTTTTTTTAAGttgtgactattttttaattattttaaaaatattatttatatccAAATAGCAGTCCTAAAAGTGAATATCCATGAAAATTACCCAATGAATTTGGAAACTCCAAGCTTCAACCCTTAAAATAACTCCGAATtgaagatttttttttcttactTTCACTTTTCTCTCTAGCAAATATGGACACATCGGCCCCTATCTCCAAATTAGATTTTAGTGTTTTCGTTATTAttctaaaattttaaattttaaaatatatgttAACTACATTGCAAAATAATGAACTTTATTATATCACAGGTTTACTCTCCCTCCCTTCCTACCtacctccctctctctctctctctctctctctctctctctctctttcttcacTGCCCTAACGACAACATTGTCGTTAGGCCATTGTTGCGTCCCTCCACCAACATAGCCACCGGCGCCGCCAATCAGGTAAGAAT of Nicotiana tomentosiformis chromosome 7, ASM39032v3, whole genome shotgun sequence contains these proteins:
- the LOC104120759 gene encoding eukaryotic translation initiation factor 2 subunit beta-like isoform X1, coding for MAEEEYQKEMKGELQDEVADIAPFDPTKKKKKKKVVIQDPADDLVDSLAEKTESLSVSEGLETAFSGKKKKKKPAHTDLLSDEKENVADDVDDHFGDDEEAEGIVLHHYPWEGSDRDYEYEELLGRVFNILRENNPELAGDRRRTVMRPPQVLREGTKKTVFVNFMDLCKTMHRQPEHVMTFLLAEMGTSGSLDGQQRLVIKGRFAPKNFEGILRRYVNEYVICNGCKSPDTILSKENRLFFLRCEKCGSGRSVAPIKAGFVARVGRRKAGT
- the LOC104120759 gene encoding eukaryotic translation initiation factor 2 subunit beta-like isoform X2, whose protein sequence is MAEEEYQKEMKGELQDEVADIAPFDPTKKKKKKKVVIQDPADDLVDSLAEKTESLSVSEGLETAFSGKKKKKKPAHTDLLSDEKENVADDVDDHFGDDEEAEGIVLHHYPWEGSDRDYEYEELLGRVFNILRENNPELAGDRRRTVMRPPQVLREGTKKTVFVNFMDLCKTMHRQPEHVMTFLLAEMGTSGSLDGQQRLVIKGRFAPKNFEGILRRYVMWIWKIGCSHQGWFRCSCWPAEGWDLSWVLGL